In Vigna radiata mitochondrion, complete genome, the DNA window TATCTCCTCTAGCAATAGAATTCAATTAGTCTTTCTCTTCCGCATTGCTACTTATGGCTAGCACAGGAAATTGAACTCACTGTATTACCTAGCTGATTGCACCTTAGTAAAGGTATTTATCCTGCCTTCATGCCTTTGCTTTGAAAGTCTTTCTGTTCCTGATTTCACTCCTTCATGCCATTGATTGATGACTTCGTATTGAAATATTCCATCAAGTTTATAGAGACTGAAAGCTGCCTAAACTGGATCAATAGAATAGAAGACAGGTAAGGACGAATGCGAGAGAATGAGACTCGTAGGTAGTATTTGTTACTTGCACCGGTCGTTACACCGACGCCAAATTCAATGAAGGCCGACATGGAGCCATGCGCATGATTCCAAGAGTCACTAGAGGCGAAACTTAGTAAGAATAACCAGTAATGTCACGAATGGATGAAGCAAGCACTTTTAGATGGTATCGATCAGAGCCAATCAAGCCTTTTCCCTGATTATCGTCACTTAAATCCCACTAGCCGAAATCGAATCCGTCAAGTAAGAGATAAGCCAGAGATCCAGATCATTAGAATACGTCACCGGTCCGAGATGGGCCTTCTCGCGAAAAAGAGTAGGTTATCCCTATAACTAGGAGTAGTAGCGCTAGCGGCGCAGAAGGATAAATAAATCAAGTAGCTAAGCGCTAAGAAGCTATCTAGATAGTGAGTTTCCAGCTGAGGGAAATTGGCTTAGATTGGTCTTAGCTTCGACTCGTAGTCTTCGACCACTCTTCTTCTTCTCCCCGAAGGTTGCTTGCTTCCATTCAGGTAGCTATTGCTTATAAATGGCCGAAAAAAGGAAAGTCTTATTCCACTTGCTTTCTCGCTTGACTTGAAAACTGGAAAAACTAACTAGGCAGCTATCGGAAAGAAAACAAACAAGGAGTTTACTACGCAGGCTTTTTAGAGAGAGTCAGGGGGGGTTTGCTTGCTGGCTCTCAGGGCTTATAGTCGGTTCTAATCTAAGTCCCTTTCATTAGCTACGCTCAGGTTTCACCAACTTCGCGTCGGGTTCACTTCAGTGAAATCTTGTTCAAGCAAACCAACGGTTGGTTTAACCTTAGGACGGTAGCGAAAGGAACCTTCTAGCTAACCGGGTCAATTCAAACTCACTACATACTCCATGGAATTGAGAACCCGGCGTAATTGGTTTTCTCCAGCGGCTCTTTTTCCTATATTCTGATGGCCCTGCTACGTCTGCCCACTACAGAACAGGCCTGACTCCCGTGAGCAGGTCCGCTGGCTCTTAGTATGGCTTTTGACTTTTCTGATCCGGCATGATAACAACTCGAACTAAACTTCTATTCTTTCAAGAGCAAGAGAAGGGCACCGAGATCCCGCGTAAGCGTCGTTTGCCCGTTGCCAATAGGATCGACTTGGGTAGTAAGATTCAATTGTGAGATTCAAAAATACGAAAGTAAGGGGCCGGAAATCTTGGGATCAAAAGGTTGTTCTAAAGGACTGTCAATCCTTGCTCCTAGGATCCAAGAAGGGCTTTTTGGTTTTCAAATTCCTAATTACATAACTGACTACCCTACTAGTGTAGTGTCTACTGACTGAGTCGTGAATTAGATTGGATGGGCCGATGGAGAATCCAATTAGGAGTTGTGGAAAGGACTTAAGATACTATGTATCAAGACTCGCGATAGGATTTGAGTGCTCAGTCATTCAAGATTTGATGGGTGATTTTTTCGAATTGATTGGAAGAAAAAAAAATAGGAGCTAGAAAGGGTAGGTTGAATCTGAAAAGTACTCTGTGGGGGTCACTATGTTAAGTTAATTGCGTATCGTAAAAAAAAAAAAAGAAAATGTTATGTGCTCCCGGGAAAGAGATTGCTACTCTATTCGATGGGCCAGGAACAATCGAAAAAAGCCAGACCTGTACGGTATCTCTTTGAATCCTTACTTAATATGCTTAATATGGTGATACCCCCGATTGTACCAACCTACATATGTCTCTCCTCCATCAATCGGTACTAGTTATTGTCATTTTGATTCCTTGATTTGTCCGATGAGAAATGCGAAACGAAAGAAGGATCCTCCTGCTGGGAATTAGATCCTAAGCCCCCCTACAGAGATGAATTGATCGATTCATCGGATCCTAGGTCGGGACTGACGGGGCTCGAACCCGCAGCTTCCGCCTTGACAGGGCGGTGCTCTGACCGATTGAACTACAATCCCAGGAAAAGAAATAAGGTATAAAGCCTCAAAATTATTCTATATTCTATTTCTCTTCATTATTCATATTTGATGTCCTAGGACATAGATATTCTATATACCCATTATGAATCGCCCGCCAAAGTCTTCCTACTTCTCCAATGTTCCAATCAGATCCGAAGAGAAATCAATCAAAAGTCAGTGGACCTGAATTGAATCATGACTATATAAGCTATTCTGATATTCAGATTCGATATAGATGAAATCGTGGAAGCGGACCTTTTATTGATTTCCTTGGACCACGTAAGAATTCGTCGTCCGATTGAATCTTCTTGTTCCTGAATGCTTCATAGGAATCCATCGCTATTCATTCCTTTCTTCCACCGAGAAAGGTTCATTCCGAGTCACAAGAGCCATTTCTCTCTTTTTCGTTATGGTAATGCAATGCAAGAGGTCTCGGAAATCGGGTTGTTTCTGATGATGAAAACCCGATATTTCAAGGTCGGTAATGTTAGAAGACGACTGTCGGTATCTGATGGTAAGTAAGATACCTACGGTCGGTATATCTTTGAAAGCTCAGACGGAGATAAACGGACTCCTCGAGGCGAGGGCTACTTAAGGCACTTTAGTGCAAACCAACCAGAAGGACCGGAGCTGTTGGATGTAGCTCAGTGCTGCTATAAATTAACAACCAAAAAGCTCTGCGTCGAACTTCAGCCCCTTCGAGTTGGCCACGGGGCAACAGCCTCTGACGCCCCACACCATTGCGGCAGGAGGAGGCTTGCCCATCAGCCTACTTTTTTGCCAAGACGAGGAGCGCAACGACCTAGCCCAAACCTACTTAAACTAAAGGCTTGGCCCGGTCTGAAGGAAGAAGAAAGTAGACCTTGTAGAGAAGCGGATAGGAGAGGTAGCCTATAGACTCAAGCGATCAGCTCGGTGAAAACTAACCCCGTATTCCATGTGAGTCAGTTGACTTCGATTAGACCAGACCGACCCAGAGAGGAACGTGCCCAGCCCACGAGGGCACCACCAGATGTTGTAGATTAACTTACTAAGAAAGAAAAATAGTATATATATCATAGCTGACCGCACCATGGGCTAGCCCATACACCCACTGCACGAGTAGAATACTACTTAGTCAAGTAGAAGGGCCAACCTGAGAGCGAGGCAAGCTGGGAACGGGCTGAAACTGACGATTCTAAGACCAAGTCAGAGACTACTGGACGTCTCGCAGAGCGACTCTCAACGAGGACGTTGAGACTTTTTGAAAAAAAAAAAGATTTTTTTTGGCTTAATCCGCCTTTACTAAAGATCAAGGAGTACACTTGTTTGTATTCCGGCTAATAAGGGAAAGGTTTTTTTTTTCAAATCCAAGTTTGACTCTGATTAGATCCTTAGCGCAAGCGCTAAGTAAGCCCTAAACTAAAGGCCTTATGTAATGTAAAAAAAACCGAGGAAAAGAACGTCAAGTAGAAAGGAACAAGGTCTTACGGCACGATCGCTATATCTTTTCTTTTTCTTTATCTCTCCTCTATAGAAAGAGGGGATGATACGTGGCGTGGTATACCCGTTTGGTCAACGAGACGTACGTAAGTCGACATAGCTCCATTTATCTTTTCTTTCACTTAGCCCGCCTCTCCCATGACTTTCCGGACCAACCCGGATCTGCCCTCGAAAGTCTCTCTGCATTTTGGGAGCAGAGCATGCAAAATCGAGCAATTAATCTGAGAAAAATTTCCTCGGGTCTCTATCTATAAAAATGAAAAGCCCGGGTAGAAGCACAAGCAAAAGGAGAGAGGAAAAGGAAGGGGGGAGGAGACTCGCCTCAATACTTCCCACTGGACGAGAGGCGCACCTAACCCACCTACCCACTCATCAATCACGGTGTTCAGCTGACTTGCACTGATAGACCCCTATTGTATTGGAATTAGGCGCCCATCTTTTTACTGTTGTCAACTAATCTCTTCCATGTTCGATTCGACTCTATGTTAGAACATTTCTGTGAATGCTATTCTGATCTAAGTGGTCCTATTCTGTGTCCCGTGCTAGGAAGCATTATTCCTATTTTCATTCCAAATTCAAGAATACGACCGATACGATTGATTGGTCTGTGTGCCTCTCTTATTACTTTTTTGTATTCCCCTGTTCCTCGGATACAATTCGATCCTTCTACGGCCAAATCTCAATTTGTGGAAAGCCTTCGATGGCTTCCTTATGAAAACATCAATTTGAATTTGGGTATAGACGGTCTCTCTTTTTTCTTCGTGATATTGACCACATTTCTGATCCCTATTTGTATTTTAGTGGGTTGGTCTGGTATGAGAAGTTATGGGAAAGAGTATATTACAGCATCTCTAATTCGTGAATTTCTAATGATCGCCGTGTTCCGCATGCTGGATCCTCTACTATTCTATGTTCTTCCCGAAAGCGTGCTAATCCCTATGTTGTGCGGAGCTGAGCATCTTCTATTCGCTGGGATAAAGCTTTTCCTCTGCAGGGGCCTTGTGCAGTAAACCCCCTACGGGCGGTCGTCCGTCGTAAAGTAGTCCCCGCGAAGCTTTCGGGAAGAGGGGTAGTCTTGTGCGTAAGCATAGCATTTCTGGTCGAACCCGCCCAACCCAACTAAGACGAACCGAACCTGACAGACACATCTTTTTTGGGGAGGGTACTCCGAGTAGTGGGTACCTCGTAGGACCTCGACCCGCCTACTCGGGTCTTGTATGGATATGCAGGAAGGGGTGCTCCTAGGTGTGTGTAGGGGTTGTGTTTGTTCGCGAGAATGGATTCCTCGTCAAGTCAGTTTGGGGGTGTGGACACACTTGCGCGAATTCGGGTAACGGCTACAAGGGATAAATCGAAAGGAAACTGTACCCAACCAGGGATGGACGTAAACTCGTAAGCTACCGAGGGTAGGGATAATCGTCCAGGTCTTATTGTGAAAAAAAAAGCCGCCCCGCCACAGCAGGCGGGTTGCTTCCTCTGTCGTCGCCGGGGAGCTCTTGGTGAGGAGACCTTAGGATAAGTTGCTAAAACAAACGGGAGGGGAGGATCGACCCGTTCAGTAGAATTCCGAAGAAAGACTGTTGGCAGCAGGTGGAGACATTTCTTTGGCCCCCAAAGAAAATAAATGCGGGCAGGGTTAAGCTCGGTAGAGGGTTCGAGAATAGGGTAGGGTCCTGTCTTTAAGATTCAGATAAGAAAAGAGTTCCAAACCTTTATGCATGCACCTTCGTATAAGTGCTGCATACAAGTTCCGGCCAGGAGAATTGGGAAACAAAAACCAATTGGAACCGCTCACATCACAGTAGTAGTAGCGTAAAGCCGTAAGTCGGGGGGCGGCCATCAAAAAAAAAAAAGGCTCTGACTTTCACATCTCTCTCTAGATATCTAGAGAGAGATCCACTGCGTGAGCAACCGACTGTGCGTTACATGTGCTCTACAGGCCGCACTCCATCTTTCTTCCCAACGAGCCCTTTTTTGTTTTGGATTTGGAAGACGGGCGTTGCGTTCGGTTCGAAAGGCATGGTTTTCAGTATGTCTCCAGATAGGGCCCCCCTCTAGTCCGGCTAGCTAGTGAGCGGTTCTTTCGGGCGGGCGAGAAGCGGGCCGGCGGGCATCTCCCGCAACGCAAGCTGCATTGTTCGCCACCACCCGAGAAGCAAAAGATTCGAGAGTCCAGGCTTAATATACATGCATAGATAGTGGTCTAATGACAAGGGCCGACGACGGAAGCTCGGGACGGAGCCGTATGATGCGGAAGTCTCACGTACGGTTCCCTGAGAAGGGAGTGGCTACCTACTGGAGCTTCGACCAACCACCACCGGTAAATCCCGCTTTGGGGCCACCCCTTACTCTACCATTATTATAGGGGTATGGGGTTCGAGACAAAGAAAGATCAAGGCAGCATATCAGTTTTTCCTTTATACTTTACTTGGATCTGTTTTTATGCTATTAGCTATTCTGTTGATTCTTTTCCAAACAGGGACCGCCGATTTACAAATATCATTAACCACAGAATTTAGTGAGCGGCGCCAAATCTTTCTATGGATTGCTTCTTTCGCCGCTTTCGCCGTCAAAGTGCCTATGGTACCTGTTCATATTTGGTTACCCGAAGCTCATGTAGAGGCACCTACGGCAGGATCCGTCATCTTGGCAGGAATTCCTTCAAAATTGGGAACCCACGGGTTTTTAAGATTTTCAATACCCATGTTTCCCGAAGCAACACTTTGTTCCACTCCTTTCATTTATACTCCAAGCGCGATTGCTATAATATATACTTCCTTGACCACTTCAAGACAGATCGATCTTAAGAAGATCATTGCTTACTCCTCAGTAGCCCATATGAATCTGGTGACTATTGGTATGTTTAGTCGGGCGGCGGCCGTTAGGTCACCTATTTTTAGTTATGGACACACAAGACAAGGCCAAAACATGTGTGCCGGGCGTGCGACCCATCAACCTACTAGCAATGGGGGAGAAAACATAGCATGTCGCAACACTTGATTCAAGGCGTCAGCAAAACATTGCCGTCTGTTCCAAAAACAAAAGCCCCTTAGCGCCCCGGGACGGGAGTGGGCCCTACGCGCAGGCAACAGCAGCACCGGCTCTACGAAGTCAGAATCGAATCTTTGTGTTGGCTTTCCCAATTCATTCGTGAATAAGAATTCAAGGGCTAGAAGCGCTTCTAGCTGCTTCTTATTATTGTGGGTTGGCGTGGCGGAAATGAACGAAAAGCGAGATGAACGTGCTATTTTCAAATCGATTGATAGATAGCCTGATCCGTTCTGATAGATCGAAAGAGTATCTATGAAATAGAGGGAAGGAATCCATCAAGAATAAGGGGAAATCTCCTCTTTCTATCTATTGATAAGACAACTATTCTTTATCCATCAGAAAGAAATCGATATGTATCTGATGGAGTCTACATCGTACGTAGAGCGCCCAAGCTTTAGGCCAGCTCAGTTCTCTTATCCATCGAATGCACTGGGCTCATCTCATGGATGGAGGGAAAAGCCAAAATGTAGTTGTGTTGTTGTTGTTCGCCGCCTCGACGCATTCCCTTCTCTCCCCGGCATCGTCCCACACAGAAAGAAAGAGCGCAGAGCCCCGGCCCGACCTGTAGTGTAGGTCCGCTAACGTAAAGCGAGGAGTTGAGCCTGAACTGGCGAACCGAAGTCACTTTCGGAACCATACTTCCTAAAGCTAACACGTGTCCAGTCCAGCGGGAACGCGCAGCGCAAAAAAACGTAAGCTGCTATACCGAATCCCCCGCTGGCCATCGGGGACCGAGTGGTAAGGCCATGATCCGCAGGGGAACGGATCACTCATTCTTCCATTGGGGACAGGTGCACGAACGACAACTCCAAACGTCACACATCCGTCGCCTACTTACCGTTTAGGTGGCACCAGCGAGATCCAGCTAAGGTAAGGAACTTCGTGTCGCGGCTGCTCCACTCCGCCGCGGTCTCATGAACTGAACTTCGTTGCCTTCCCGCGCGCGAAGCGAATGGGCGCTGTGCTGTGGGTCAGTTTCGGGGCGGAGGGCGAAGAGAGACCACAAGAATGATTCATTTGGATCGACGAGCCCCAAAACTAAGAATCAATGGAATGTCTGTCTATCCATGAACATCTATTCTATCTGTATATCTAGGGGGTCTCTCTATACATAAAAAAGAGTTTTATGGCA includes these proteins:
- the nad4 gene encoding NADH dehydrogenase subunit 4, whose amino-acid sequence is MLEHFCECYSDLSGPILCPVLGSIIPIFIPNSRIRPIRLIGLCASLITFLYSPVPRIQFDPSTAKSQFVESLRWLPYENINLNLGIDGLSFFFVILTTFLIPICILVGWSGMRSYGKEYITASLIREFLMIAVFRMLDPLLFYVLPESVLIPMFIIIGVWGSRQRKIKAAYQFFLYTLLGSVFMLLAILLILFQTGTADLQISLTTEFSERRQIFLWIASFAAFAVKVPMVPVHIWLPEAHVEAPTAGSVILAGIPSKLGTHGFLRFSIPMFPEATLCSTPFIYTPSAIAIIYTSLTTSRQIDLKKIIAYSSVAHMNLVTIGMFSPNIQGIGGSIPPMLSHGLVPSALFLCVGVLYDRHKTRLVRYYGGLVSTMPNLSTISFSSTLANMSSPGTSSFIGEFPISVGAFQRNSLVATLAALGMILGAAYSLWLYNRVVSGNLKADFLHKFSDPNGREVSIFIPFLVGVVRMGVHPKVFPDRMHTYVSNLVQHGKFN